One Chaetodon trifascialis isolate fChaTrf1 chromosome 13, fChaTrf1.hap1, whole genome shotgun sequence DNA segment encodes these proteins:
- the peli1b gene encoding E3 ubiquitin-protein ligase pellino homolog 1b: MYSPEQENISTTSSTKVPVKYGELIVLGYNGSLPNGDRGRRKSRFALCKRPKANGVKPSTVHVACSPQAAKAISNKDQHSISYTLSRAQTVVVEYTHDSNTDMFQIGRSTESPIDFVVTDTVAGSQSNADTQSVQSTISRFACRIKCQRTPPYTARIYAAGFDSSKNIFLGEKAAKWKTSDGQMDGLTTNGVLVMHPRNGFSQDSKPGVWREISVCGNVFTLRETRSAQQRGKMVETETQELVDGSLIDLCGATLLWRTAEGLSRTPTLKHLEALRQEINAARPQCPVGFNTLAFPSMRRKDTPDEKQPWVYLQCGHVHGYHNWGNHLEEREGREGRHRECPMCRAKGPYVPLWLGCEAGFYVDAAPPTHAFNPCGHVCSEKTAAFWSQIPLPHGTHTFHAACPFCAQQLSGEQGFVRLIFQGPLD, encoded by the exons ATGTACTCCCCGGAGCAGGAAAacatctccaccacctcctccaccaaaGTGCCAGTGAAGTACGGAGAGCTCATTGTGCTGGG GTACAATGGCTCTCTGCCCAACGGGGACCGAGGCCGACGTAAAAGCCGTTTTGCACTTTGCAAGAGACCGAAGGCAAACGGGGTGAAGCCCAGCACAGTTCACGTCGCCTGCTCTCCACAGGCAGCcaag GCCATAAGCAACAAAGACCAGCACAGCATCTCTTACACTCTGTCTCGAGCCCAGACGGTGGTGGTGGAGTACACCCATGACAGCAATACAGACATGTTCCAG ATCGGTCGATCGACGGAGAGTCCCATAGACTTCGTAGTGACGGACACGGTGGCAGGCAGCCAGAGTAACGCCGACACCCAGTCGGTCCAGAGCACCATCTCCCGCTTCGCCTGCCGCATCAAGTGCCAGCGCACGCCGCCTTACACCGCACGCATCTACGCCGCGGGCTTCGACTCCTCCAAGAACATCTTCCTCGGG GAGAAGGCCGCCAAGTGGAAGACGTCCGACGGTCAAATGGACGGGCTGACCACCAACGGCGTGCTGGTGATGCACCCTCGAAACGGCTTCAGCCAGGACTCCAAACCGGGCGTGTGGAGGGAGATCTCGGTCTGCGGCAACGTCTTCACCCTGCGGGAGACCCGTTCAGCTCAGCAGCGAGGAAAGATG GTGGAGACTGAGACTCAGGAGCTGGTCGACGGCTCCCTCATCGACCTTTGCGGCGCGACCTTGCTGTGGCGCACGGCTGAAGGCCTGTCGCGCACCCCCACCCTCAAGCACCTGGAGGCGCTGCGGCAGGAGATCAACGCGGCCCGCCCGCAGTGCCCCGTGGGCTTCAACACGCTGGCCTTCCCCTCCATGCGTCGCAAAGACACACCGGACGAGAAGCAGCCGTGGGTCTACCTCCAGTGTGGCCACGTGCACGGCTACCACAACTGGGGCAACcacctggaggagagggagggccGGGAGGGCCGCCACAGGGAGTGCCCCATGTGCCGAGCCAAAGGGCCGTACGTGCCGCTGTGGCTGGGCTGCGAGGCGGGCTTCTATGTGGACGCCGCCCCGCCCACTCACGCCTTCAACCCCTGCGGCCATGTTTGCTCAGAGAAGACGGCGGCCTTCTGGAGTCAGATCCCGCTCCCGCACGGCACGCACACCTTCCACGCCGCCTGCCCCTTCTGTGCCCAGCAGCTGTCCGGTGAGCAGGGCTTCGTCAGACTCATCTTCCAGGGACCCCTCGACTAG
- the ugp2b gene encoding UDP-glucose pyrophosphorylase 2b isoform X1: MAFYLALSKGVAKEGMAEFQEMMRQQLESSMHAELEKLLDTTTDAEKEMSRKDFEGFKTLFHRFLQVKGPSVEWIKIQRPPEDSIQPYDKIAARGLPDNVADSLNKLVVVKLNGGLGTSMGCKGPKSLISVRNENTFLDLTVQQIEHLNKTYNTDVPLVLMNSFNTDEDTKKILQKYTHHPVKIHTFNQSRYPRINKESLLPVPTNLSMNGQNAEGWYPPGHGDIYASFYNSGLLDQLIAQGKEYIFVSNIDNLGATVDLHILHHLVSQPNGKRCEFVMEVTDKTRADVKGGTLIQYDGKLRLLEIAQVPKAHVDEFKSVSKFKIFNTNNLWVSLAAIKRLQEQKAMDLEIIVNPKTLDGGLNVVQLETAVGAAIKCFDNALGINVPRSRFLPVKTTSDLLLVMSNLYSLDAGSLTMSPKREFPTTPHVKLGSVFTKVQEYLTRFESIPDMLELDHLTVSGDVTFGKNVSLKGTVIIIANHGDRIDIPAGSMLENKIVSGNLRIMDH; encoded by the exons CTCTGAGTAAAGGAGTGGCCAAAGAAGGGATGGCTGAGTTCCAGGAAATGATGcggcagcagctggagagctCCATGCACGCTGAGCTGGAGAAACTGCTGGACACCACCACGGACGCGGAGAAAGAG atgtCCAGGAAAGACTTTGAGGGCTTCAAGACTCTTTTCCACAGATTTCTGCAGGTGAAGGGTCCGTCGGTGGAGTGGATCAAGATACAGAGACCTCCAGAAGACTCG atcCAGCCCTACGATAAGATCGCTGCTCGGGGCCTCCCGGACAACGTGGCCGACAGCCTGAACAAACTGGTGGTGGTGAAGCTGAACGGGGGCCTGGGCACCAGCATGGGATGTAAAGGCCCCAAAAGCCTGATCAGTGTCCGCAACGAGAACACCTTCCTGGACCTCACTGTGCAGCAGATTGAG CACCTGAACAAGACTTACAACACAGACGTGCCCCTGGTCCTCATGAACTCCTTCAACACAGACGAAGACACGAAGAAGATTCTGCAGAAGTACACACACCACCCGGTCAAGATACACACCTTTAACCAGAGCAG ATACCCTCGCATCAACAAAGAGTCCCTCCTCCCCGTGCCCACAAACCTGAGCATGAACGGGCAGAACGCCGAAGGCTGGTACCCTCCAGGCCACGGCGACATTTACGCCAGCTTCTACAACTCGGGCCTGCTGGACCAGCTGATCGCGCAGGGGAAGGAGTACATCTTTGTGTCCAACATCGACAACCTGGGAGCCACCGTCGACCTCCACATCCTGCACCACCTGGTCAGCCAGCCCAACGGCAAGCGCTGCGAGTTCGTCATGGAGGTGACGGACAAGACGCGAGCCGACGTGAAG GGTGGAACGCTGATCCAGTACGACGGAAAGCTGCGTCTGCTGGAGATCGCCCAGGTCCCCAAGGCTCACGTAGACGAATTCAAATCCGTTTCAAAGTTCAAGATCTTCAACACCAACAACCTGTGGGTCTCTCTGGCTGCCATCAagaggctgcaggagcagaaggCAATGGACCTGGAGATTATAGTCAACCCCAAG ACGCTCGACGGCGGCCTGAACGTCGTCCAGCTGGAGACGGCGGTGGGCGCCGCCATCAAATGCTTCGACAACGCGCTGGGTATCAACGTGCCTCGCAGCCGCTTCCTGCCCGTCAAGACCACGTCGGACCTGCTGCTGGTCATGTCCAACCTGTACAGCCTGGACGCCGGCTCGCTCACCATGAGCCCCAAGAGAGAGTTCCCAACAACGCCGCACGTCAAGCTGGGCAGCGTCTTCACCAAG gTTCAGGAGTATTTGACCCGCTTCGAGAGCATCCCCGACATGCTGGAGCTCGACCACCTGACCGTGTCCGGAGACGTCACCTTCGGCAAGAACGTCTCACTCAAG GgcaccgtcatcatcatcgccaACCACGGAGATCGGATTGATATCCCAGCCGGCTCcatgctggaaaacaaaatCGTATCTGGCAACCTCCGCATCATGGACCACTAA
- the ugp2b gene encoding UDP-glucose pyrophosphorylase 2b isoform X2, protein MAEFQEMMRQQLESSMHAELEKLLDTTTDAEKEMSRKDFEGFKTLFHRFLQVKGPSVEWIKIQRPPEDSIQPYDKIAARGLPDNVADSLNKLVVVKLNGGLGTSMGCKGPKSLISVRNENTFLDLTVQQIEHLNKTYNTDVPLVLMNSFNTDEDTKKILQKYTHHPVKIHTFNQSRYPRINKESLLPVPTNLSMNGQNAEGWYPPGHGDIYASFYNSGLLDQLIAQGKEYIFVSNIDNLGATVDLHILHHLVSQPNGKRCEFVMEVTDKTRADVKGGTLIQYDGKLRLLEIAQVPKAHVDEFKSVSKFKIFNTNNLWVSLAAIKRLQEQKAMDLEIIVNPKTLDGGLNVVQLETAVGAAIKCFDNALGINVPRSRFLPVKTTSDLLLVMSNLYSLDAGSLTMSPKREFPTTPHVKLGSVFTKVQEYLTRFESIPDMLELDHLTVSGDVTFGKNVSLKGTVIIIANHGDRIDIPAGSMLENKIVSGNLRIMDH, encoded by the exons ATGGCTGAGTTCCAGGAAATGATGcggcagcagctggagagctCCATGCACGCTGAGCTGGAGAAACTGCTGGACACCACCACGGACGCGGAGAAAGAG atgtCCAGGAAAGACTTTGAGGGCTTCAAGACTCTTTTCCACAGATTTCTGCAGGTGAAGGGTCCGTCGGTGGAGTGGATCAAGATACAGAGACCTCCAGAAGACTCG atcCAGCCCTACGATAAGATCGCTGCTCGGGGCCTCCCGGACAACGTGGCCGACAGCCTGAACAAACTGGTGGTGGTGAAGCTGAACGGGGGCCTGGGCACCAGCATGGGATGTAAAGGCCCCAAAAGCCTGATCAGTGTCCGCAACGAGAACACCTTCCTGGACCTCACTGTGCAGCAGATTGAG CACCTGAACAAGACTTACAACACAGACGTGCCCCTGGTCCTCATGAACTCCTTCAACACAGACGAAGACACGAAGAAGATTCTGCAGAAGTACACACACCACCCGGTCAAGATACACACCTTTAACCAGAGCAG ATACCCTCGCATCAACAAAGAGTCCCTCCTCCCCGTGCCCACAAACCTGAGCATGAACGGGCAGAACGCCGAAGGCTGGTACCCTCCAGGCCACGGCGACATTTACGCCAGCTTCTACAACTCGGGCCTGCTGGACCAGCTGATCGCGCAGGGGAAGGAGTACATCTTTGTGTCCAACATCGACAACCTGGGAGCCACCGTCGACCTCCACATCCTGCACCACCTGGTCAGCCAGCCCAACGGCAAGCGCTGCGAGTTCGTCATGGAGGTGACGGACAAGACGCGAGCCGACGTGAAG GGTGGAACGCTGATCCAGTACGACGGAAAGCTGCGTCTGCTGGAGATCGCCCAGGTCCCCAAGGCTCACGTAGACGAATTCAAATCCGTTTCAAAGTTCAAGATCTTCAACACCAACAACCTGTGGGTCTCTCTGGCTGCCATCAagaggctgcaggagcagaaggCAATGGACCTGGAGATTATAGTCAACCCCAAG ACGCTCGACGGCGGCCTGAACGTCGTCCAGCTGGAGACGGCGGTGGGCGCCGCCATCAAATGCTTCGACAACGCGCTGGGTATCAACGTGCCTCGCAGCCGCTTCCTGCCCGTCAAGACCACGTCGGACCTGCTGCTGGTCATGTCCAACCTGTACAGCCTGGACGCCGGCTCGCTCACCATGAGCCCCAAGAGAGAGTTCCCAACAACGCCGCACGTCAAGCTGGGCAGCGTCTTCACCAAG gTTCAGGAGTATTTGACCCGCTTCGAGAGCATCCCCGACATGCTGGAGCTCGACCACCTGACCGTGTCCGGAGACGTCACCTTCGGCAAGAACGTCTCACTCAAG GgcaccgtcatcatcatcgccaACCACGGAGATCGGATTGATATCCCAGCCGGCTCcatgctggaaaacaaaatCGTATCTGGCAACCTCCGCATCATGGACCACTAA